Proteins from one Crocosphaera sp. UHCC 0190 genomic window:
- a CDS encoding 1-acyl-sn-glycerol-3-phosphate acyltransferase: MTQSTLSSHQVKSRISPWLIRLAYPLGYWLIMPSFFGRLTITGQENIPKTGPVIVAPTHRSRWDALVIPYTLGRWVSGRDLRFMVTSSEIKGIQGWFIRRLGGFPIDVNHPAMSSLRHSVEVLKLGEMLVIFPEGGIFRDTQIHPLKRGVARIALEVESQQPGCGVKILPVSIQYNQPYPSWGTHVTVNIGPPLDAASYDTQGMKSNSEKLIHDLETSLKGLHEGETSSQELAIA, translated from the coding sequence ATGACTCAATCTACTCTATCTAGCCATCAAGTTAAATCCCGAATTTCCCCTTGGTTAATTCGTCTCGCTTATCCCTTAGGATATTGGCTCATAATGCCCTCGTTTTTTGGTCGCCTCACCATTACAGGACAAGAAAATATCCCTAAAACTGGGCCCGTAATTGTGGCCCCTACCCATCGTTCCCGTTGGGATGCCTTGGTAATTCCCTATACCCTTGGCCGCTGGGTGAGTGGTCGAGATTTGCGGTTTATGGTGACATCGAGTGAAATAAAAGGCATTCAGGGCTGGTTTATTCGGCGTTTAGGCGGGTTTCCTATCGATGTAAACCATCCCGCCATGAGTAGTTTAAGACATAGCGTGGAAGTTCTAAAACTTGGGGAAATGTTGGTGATTTTTCCTGAAGGGGGGATTTTTCGAGATACTCAGATTCACCCCTTAAAACGAGGTGTGGCCCGCATTGCCTTAGAAGTAGAGTCTCAACAACCTGGTTGCGGGGTGAAAATTCTGCCAGTAAGTATCCAATACAATCAACCCTATCCCAGTTGGGGAACCCATGTCACAGTTAATATTGGCCCTCCCCTTGATGCTGCTTCCTATGATACCCAAGGGATGAAAAGTAATTCAGAAAAGCTAATTCATGATTTAGAAACCAGTTTGAAGGGGTTAC
- the purU gene encoding formyltetrahydrofolate deformylase, producing MNGPTATLLISCPDQQGLVAKFANFIYANGGNIIHADQHTDFEAGLFLARIEWQLEGFNLSRDMIAPAFAAIAKPLQAVWDIHFSDTIPRLALWVTKQDHCLLDLLWRWQAKELPAEIALIISNHQKLEAIAEQFGIDFHYLSINKDNKIQQEARQLEILRQYRIDLVVLAKYMQILTPEFIHHFPNVINIHHSFLPAFAGANPYHRAHERGVKIIGATAHFVTADLDEGPIIEQDVVRVSHRDTIADLIRKGKDLERFVLARAVRLHLQHRVLVYGNRTVVFA from the coding sequence ATGAATGGGCCAACCGCTACTTTACTAATTTCCTGTCCTGATCAACAAGGGTTAGTGGCTAAATTTGCTAATTTTATCTATGCTAATGGTGGCAATATTATCCATGCGGATCAACATACAGATTTTGAAGCCGGTTTATTTTTAGCCCGAATTGAATGGCAATTAGAAGGATTTAATTTATCTCGTGATATGATTGCTCCAGCTTTTGCCGCCATTGCTAAACCCTTACAAGCCGTTTGGGATATTCATTTTTCGGATACCATTCCTCGCCTAGCTTTATGGGTAACAAAACAAGACCATTGTTTACTCGATTTACTCTGGCGATGGCAAGCCAAAGAACTGCCGGCCGAGATCGCTTTAATTATTAGTAATCATCAAAAGTTAGAAGCGATCGCAGAACAATTTGGCATCGATTTTCACTATCTTTCCATCAATAAAGACAATAAAATTCAACAAGAAGCAAGACAATTAGAAATCTTACGACAGTATCGTATTGATTTAGTTGTTCTCGCTAAATATATGCAAATTCTCACCCCAGAATTTATCCATCATTTTCCCAATGTTATTAATATTCATCACTCATTTCTTCCTGCCTTTGCTGGTGCCAACCCTTACCACCGGGCCCATGAAAGAGGGGTAAAAATTATTGGGGCAACGGCCCATTTTGTCACGGCTGATTTAGATGAAGGGCCGATTATTGAACAGGATGTTGTTAGAGTTTCCCATCGAGATACCATTGCTGATTTAATTCGTAAAGGCAAAGACTTAGAACGGTTTGTTTTAGCTAGGGCCGTGCGTTTACACTTACAACATCGGGTCTTAGTTTACGGTAATCGTACTGTGGTATTTGCTTAA
- a CDS encoding mechanosensitive ion channel family protein, whose protein sequence is MIGINQKLLQFLTIIALTVSVFLSIHLYFPSIAQSNIFAQGEILVQNSSPSESSQKSTEEKKSYPVVLDGETLFEFHAEISGFPNQDRAAQVSQNLQELADNNSISTDDLKIVNLEGVRVITANKQLVVALIEADAKIENQSLDVLATEYLQKIKIAVNNYRQERTLSQLGLRAFWAIVSTILFILIFKFLNWFFPRISRRIIEDRSVIFRAVRIQNWSVFTVQKQKQFALGLLRIIKWAIILIVLYFYIPLLLSLFPQTERFGKSVFSSFYSALGQVWGAFISYLPSLFVIIITIIATYYLIRLCEPFFKAIEQERVTIPGFYADWAQPTYNLTVILIVALAAAIIFPYLPGFDSPAFQGISLLIGALVTFGGASTIANLIGGFVIIYTRAFQIGDRIKIDNHLGVVLEKTILSTRIRTPNNEIITVPNSSMIASTIINYTASLRDLEHPLILNTTITLGYDLPWRLVHETLVNAALATENILEDPAPYVWQTSLDDFYISYQLRAYTQDSIEVGDIYSELHQNIQDKCAEVGIEILSPHYAAVRDGHQNTIPENYLPKDYKAPGFRLHPLESFFKQNITKNKSNSETGEQ, encoded by the coding sequence ATGATAGGAATTAATCAAAAGCTTTTACAATTTTTAACTATAATTGCTTTAACAGTATCGGTTTTCCTTAGTATTCACTTATATTTTCCGAGCATCGCTCAAAGTAATATTTTTGCTCAGGGAGAAATTTTAGTTCAAAATTCATCTCCCTCAGAATCATCTCAGAAATCAACTGAAGAAAAAAAATCTTATCCTGTGGTTTTAGATGGAGAAACCTTATTTGAATTTCATGCAGAAATTTCCGGTTTTCCTAATCAAGATAGGGCCGCACAAGTTAGTCAAAATTTACAAGAACTTGCCGATAACAATTCAATTTCTACAGATGATTTGAAAATCGTTAATCTTGAAGGTGTTCGGGTCATTACCGCTAATAAGCAATTGGTTGTTGCCTTAATAGAAGCTGATGCAAAAATCGAAAATCAATCCTTAGATGTCCTGGCAACAGAATATTTACAAAAAATTAAAATAGCTGTTAATAATTATCGGCAAGAACGAACCTTATCCCAACTTGGTTTACGGGCATTTTGGGCAATTGTTTCGACAATTTTATTCATTCTAATTTTTAAATTTTTAAATTGGTTTTTTCCTAGAATATCTCGTCGAATTATAGAAGATAGAAGTGTTATCTTTCGAGCCGTTAGAATTCAGAACTGGAGTGTTTTTACTGTTCAAAAACAAAAGCAATTTGCTTTAGGATTATTGAGAATAATTAAATGGGCAATTATTCTCATTGTTCTCTATTTTTATATCCCTTTACTTTTAAGTTTATTTCCACAAACGGAACGATTTGGTAAAAGTGTTTTTAGTTCATTTTATAGTGCTTTAGGTCAGGTTTGGGGGGCATTTATTAGTTATTTACCTAGTTTATTTGTTATCATTATAACTATTATAGCAACTTATTATTTAATTCGTTTATGTGAACCATTTTTTAAAGCCATAGAACAGGAAAGAGTGACAATTCCTGGATTTTATGCAGACTGGGCCCAACCTACTTATAACTTAACTGTTATCCTGATTGTAGCATTAGCAGCAGCCATTATTTTTCCCTATTTACCTGGGTTTGATTCCCCCGCATTTCAAGGAATTTCTCTATTAATTGGGGCCTTAGTAACCTTTGGGGGAGCAAGTACAATTGCCAATTTAATTGGAGGATTTGTGATCATTTATACCCGTGCTTTTCAAATCGGCGATCGCATAAAAATTGATAATCACCTTGGCGTTGTTTTAGAAAAAACTATTCTGTCTACTCGTATTCGTACCCCAAATAATGAAATTATTACCGTTCCTAATTCGAGTATGATTGCTAGTACAATTATTAATTATACGGCCAGCTTACGGGATTTAGAGCATCCCCTAATTCTCAATACAACCATTACATTAGGCTATGATCTTCCCTGGCGTTTAGTGCATGAAACCTTAGTAAATGCCGCCTTAGCAACCGAAAATATTTTAGAAGATCCTGCCCCCTATGTGTGGCAAACTAGTCTGGATGATTTTTACATTAGTTATCAATTAAGGGCTTATACCCAAGATTCAATTGAAGTAGGAGATATCTATTCTGAACTGCATCAAAATATTCAAGATAAATGTGCTGAGGTTGGCATTGAAATCTTGTCTCCCCACTATGCTGCCGTACGAGATGGACATCAAAATACTATACCGGAGAATTACCTACCCAAAGATTATAAAGCCCCTGGTTTTCGCTTACATCCTTTAGAGTCATTTTTTAAGCAGAATATCACAAAAAATAAATCAAATTCTGAAACTGGAGAGCAATAA
- a CDS encoding DUF29 domain-containing protein: protein MTTYSSDYYTWTKEQANLLRQRRFEQIDWDNLIEEIEELGNSRENALESYLERLLEHLLKLSYWESEKEYCRRGWKSEIRNFREQIKKIIRKNPALKNKIEPIWTEIYPVRIAVMKELFSIPDTAEISLNNALSDDWFPD from the coding sequence ATGACCACCTATTCCTCCGACTATTACACATGGACAAAGGAACAAGCGAACTTACTTAGGCAGAGACGGTTTGAGCAGATAGATTGGGATAATCTGATTGAGGAGATAGAAGAGTTGGGAAACAGTCGAGAAAATGCTTTAGAAAGCTACTTAGAACGTCTTCTAGAACATCTCCTCAAATTGTCTTACTGGGAATCAGAAAAAGAATACTGTAGGAGAGGTTGGAAGTCTGAGATTAGGAATTTTCGAGAACAAATTAAGAAAATTATTCGGAAAAATCCTGCTTTAAAGAATAAGATAGAGCCGATCTGGACTGAAATTTATCCCGTTCGTATTGCTGTAATGAAAGAACTTTTTTCTATTCCAGATACGGCTGAAATTTCTCTCAATAATGCCCTCTCAGATGATTGGTTTCCCGATTAA
- a CDS encoding response regulator transcription factor, with product MKILIIEDDTRIAQPLAKDLSYQCHSVDLANDGIEGWEYTQATQYDLILLDLMLPKLDGISLCKRLRDVKYQALILMLTAKDTTEDKVIGLDAGADDYLVKPFKLEELSARIRALFRRYSDIKPPVIIHGNLHLDPNSQEVTYAGNTLILTPKEYMILEYFLSNPNQVLTRSAIIEKLWTFDDLSGEETVRTHITNLRRKLKEAGSIEPLIETVYGMGYRLTAISE from the coding sequence ATGAAAATTTTAATCATTGAAGATGACACTCGTATCGCTCAACCCCTTGCCAAAGATTTAAGCTATCAATGTCACTCTGTTGATTTAGCTAATGATGGAATAGAAGGATGGGAATACACACAAGCAACACAATATGATTTGATTTTATTAGATTTGATGTTACCTAAATTAGATGGAATATCTCTCTGTAAACGATTACGAGACGTAAAATATCAGGCGTTAATCTTGATGTTAACTGCCAAAGATACCACAGAAGATAAAGTCATTGGACTTGATGCAGGGGCAGATGATTATTTAGTTAAACCGTTTAAACTAGAAGAATTATCTGCTAGAATTCGCGCCTTATTTCGTCGGTATTCAGATATTAAACCTCCCGTTATTATTCATGGTAATTTACATTTAGACCCCAATAGTCAAGAAGTAACTTATGCAGGAAACACTCTGATTTTAACTCCTAAAGAATATATGATTCTAGAATATTTTTTAAGCAATCCTAATCAAGTCTTAACTCGTTCAGCTATCATTGAAAAACTTTGGACATTTGATGATTTATCAGGAGAAGAAACAGTAAGAACTCATATCACAAATTTACGAAGAAAACTCAAAGAAGCTGGTAGTATTGAACCCTTAATTGAGACTGTTTATGGTATGGGTTATCGTTTGACAGCTATTTCTGAATAA
- a CDS encoding sensor histidine kinase: protein MFKNIRHRLLLSYLLILALILGIFSLGIRLIFAYSLRQQMIEKLTALGQGAAANAEWENNQLKIDDDFKLRELLNNHQSLQWFDVKGNSILKQGEFILSLPLSQDNLVQIQAGNPNIQSITLPIIDSDIDKLIGYVRVSQSLEELEEILNKLDWGLVISIIVALSISGIGGILLTNQAMKPIEESFTRLKQFTADASHELRNPLMVIDSNVAVSLKYPEGMREADKESFEAIASATMQMIDLTEDLLILARSDQINLLKKEPVNLVIILEKLVKWYQTKIESKNLNLKLQLSETLLIYGDSLKLERLFSNLIDNAIYYTPESGIIEIEGKPKKCSIEIQIKDTGIGISPENLERIFERFWRADTSRSYWNGGSGLGLAIVQAIVKHHGGTITVTSQLGIGSCFTIYLPIN, encoded by the coding sequence GTGTTTAAAAATATTCGCCATCGCTTACTGTTATCCTACTTGCTCATTTTAGCTTTGATTTTAGGCATATTTTCTCTTGGTATTCGTTTAATATTTGCCTATAGTTTGAGACAACAAATGATAGAAAAACTAACAGCATTAGGACAGGGTGCTGCTGCTAATGCAGAATGGGAAAATAACCAATTAAAAATTGACGATGATTTTAAACTTCGAGAATTGTTAAATAATCATCAATCTTTACAATGGTTTGATGTGAAAGGTAACTCTATTTTGAAACAGGGTGAATTTATCCTTAGCTTGCCTTTATCTCAAGATAATTTAGTGCAAATTCAAGCAGGAAATCCGAATATTCAATCAATTACTTTGCCAATTATTGATAGTGATATTGATAAATTAATTGGTTATGTGAGAGTCAGTCAATCTTTGGAAGAATTAGAGGAAATATTAAATAAATTAGATTGGGGATTAGTAATTAGTATTATTGTGGCTTTAAGTATTAGTGGAATTGGGGGTATTTTGTTAACCAACCAAGCAATGAAACCCATTGAAGAAAGTTTTACAAGATTAAAACAGTTTACAGCAGATGCTTCCCATGAACTTCGGAATCCTTTAATGGTTATTGATAGTAATGTTGCTGTTTCTCTTAAATATCCAGAAGGAATGAGAGAAGCAGATAAAGAAAGTTTTGAAGCCATTGCCAGTGCAACAATGCAAATGATCGATTTAACGGAAGATTTACTGATTTTAGCTCGTTCTGATCAAATTAATCTCCTCAAAAAAGAACCAGTTAATCTGGTAATTATTTTAGAAAAATTAGTTAAGTGGTATCAGACAAAAATTGAATCCAAAAATCTTAACTTAAAACTTCAATTATCTGAAACTCTATTGATATATGGTGATTCCTTAAAACTTGAAAGATTATTTAGTAACTTAATTGATAATGCTATTTATTATACACCAGAATCAGGAATAATTGAAATAGAAGGAAAACCCAAAAAGTGTTCAATTGAAATACAAATTAAAGATACAGGAATTGGCATATCTCCTGAAAATTTGGAGAGAATTTTTGAGCGATTTTGGAGAGCAGATACGTCTCGATCTTATTGGAATGGTGGATCTGGTTTAGGACTAGCAATTGTCCAAGCAATTGTTAAACATCATGGGGGAACAATTACTGTCACCAGTCAGTTAGGAATTGGTAGCTGTTTTACCATATATTTACCGATTAATTAA
- a CDS encoding PepSY domain-containing protein produces MKNQTKMTLVIALLGILGIGSLARAVTTTQVKSPVAVISSQHKSYQVAEAAEGDGDGETDDDSQEKQESANLQSLAKISPQQAQQAAEKNLGSQATKVVLENEDGNLVYSVIIGEKDVKVDAGNGKILYTDTPHNEINEKNRPQSSIRVSEDAGGDGDGEMNDDG; encoded by the coding sequence ATGAAAAACCAAACTAAAATGACTTTAGTCATAGCTTTACTGGGTATATTAGGTATTGGTAGCTTAGCACGAGCCGTTACGACAACACAAGTAAAATCTCCAGTTGCTGTCATTTCTTCACAGCATAAATCCTACCAAGTTGCAGAAGCAGCAGAAGGTGACGGAGATGGGGAAACTGATGATGATTCTCAAGAAAAACAAGAATCAGCTAATTTACAATCTCTTGCTAAAATTAGTCCCCAACAAGCACAACAAGCTGCTGAAAAAAATCTAGGAAGTCAAGCAACTAAAGTTGTATTAGAAAATGAAGACGGAAATTTAGTTTATTCTGTGATTATTGGAGAAAAAGATGTGAAAGTTGATGCGGGTAATGGTAAGATTCTCTATACTGATACCCCTCATAATGAAATTAATGAGAAAAACCGTCCTCAAAGTAGTATTCGCGTTTCTGAAGATGCCGGGGGAGATGGTGATGGTGAAATGAATGATGATGGTTAA
- a CDS encoding TldD/PmbA family protein, whose amino-acid sequence MTEPLETWLNKIDIPADWIGLRQVTETSTLRYIRDGKPQSNGRTQTKGMMVEVLAKGQFGYCATNHLTLENIKIAAEIAYKQAVNAAAWGIYPFSVEQRPKAVGTYHSPYLKPLDLLSPQDINDLLFKVNKTLKVSDKIVSTSAIARILETEIQFVSSNGSDAYQKFLLITTDCTATAQDGNIIQKRTDNGMTAHSYQGGMEILDETEILTRAQKIGEQAVELLSASDCPTTTTTLVLAPDQMMLQIHESIGHPLELDRILGDERNYAGSSFVNLEDFGNLVYGSPLMNVTFDPSVSGEFASYRFDDGGNIATREYLIKDGMLLRGLGSLESQIRAKVPGVANFRASSWNRAPIDRMANINLETGTTSFDKMISNIESGVYMESNRSWSIDDYRNKFQFGCEYAKLIENGKLTQTLKNPNYRGITNQFWRSLSQLGDHSTLGMYGTPDCGKGEPNQAIRVGHASPVCAFDNIEVFGGVG is encoded by the coding sequence ATGACCGAACCCTTAGAAACCTGGTTAAATAAAATTGATATTCCCGCAGATTGGATCGGGTTGCGACAAGTCACGGAAACTTCTACCCTACGTTATATTAGAGATGGAAAACCCCAAAGCAACGGACGCACTCAAACTAAAGGGATGATGGTGGAAGTTTTAGCCAAGGGACAATTTGGCTATTGTGCCACTAATCATCTTACCCTAGAAAATATTAAAATTGCGGCTGAAATTGCCTATAAACAAGCGGTTAATGCTGCTGCTTGGGGGATATATCCTTTCAGTGTAGAACAACGTCCTAAAGCTGTGGGAACTTATCATTCTCCCTACTTAAAACCCCTCGATCTTCTCAGTCCCCAAGACATTAATGATCTGTTATTCAAGGTTAATAAAACCTTGAAAGTTTCCGATAAAATTGTTAGTACCAGTGCGATCGCTCGGATTTTAGAAACAGAAATTCAATTTGTTAGTAGTAATGGATCAGATGCTTATCAAAAATTCCTTTTAATTACGACAGACTGCACTGCAACGGCCCAAGATGGGAATATTATTCAAAAACGTACTGATAACGGAATGACGGCCCATTCCTATCAAGGAGGAATGGAAATTTTAGACGAAACAGAAATATTAACCCGCGCTCAAAAAATCGGGGAACAAGCAGTCGAATTATTATCGGCCTCAGACTGCCCCACAACCACAACAACCTTAGTATTGGCCCCCGACCAAATGATGTTACAAATACATGAAAGTATCGGTCATCCTTTGGAACTTGATCGCATTTTAGGAGATGAACGTAATTATGCAGGGTCAAGTTTTGTCAATTTAGAAGACTTTGGTAACTTAGTTTATGGTTCCCCTTTAATGAATGTCACTTTTGACCCTTCCGTATCAGGAGAATTTGCCAGTTATCGCTTTGATGATGGGGGAAATATTGCCACCCGTGAATATTTAATTAAAGATGGGATGTTATTACGAGGTTTAGGGAGTTTAGAGAGTCAAATTAGAGCAAAAGTGCCAGGTGTGGCCAATTTTCGTGCTTCTTCTTGGAATCGGGCCCCCATCGATCGCATGGCTAATATTAACCTAGAAACTGGGACAACTTCTTTTGATAAGATGATTAGTAATATTGAATCTGGGGTTTATATGGAGTCTAATCGATCTTGGTCAATTGATGATTATCGTAATAAGTTTCAGTTTGGGTGTGAATATGCAAAACTGATCGAAAATGGCAAGTTAACTCAAACTTTGAAAAACCCTAATTATCGAGGTATTACTAATCAATTTTGGCGCAGTTTATCTCAACTTGGAGATCACTCAACCCTGGGAATGTATGGAACTCCTGACTGTGGAAAAGGAGAACCAAACCAAGCAATTCGTGTCGGTCATGCTTCCCCTGTTTGTGCATTTGATAATATTGAAGTTTTTGGAGGAGTGGGTTAA
- a CDS encoding TldD/PmbA family protein, with translation MNPQKLEHLESSFKQLCDHLINTLNTDEHLSIELSSEQTQFIRFNGAKVRQTGMVKDGTIKLTLIVNQRTAYAAFPFTGDVPTDSKIGKENLDYLRQELPQLPKDPHIVLPENCGSSRDVYPGILLPPEKVVNEILPPVSQIDMTGIYTAGQVIRGNANSAGQFHWFATESFILDYSLITPSEKAVKGTFSGQNWEQQQYLEQIETSKTQLLALETPSKTLKPGGYRTYFAPAAVADLVSMLSWGGISEASLRRGGSALLKLQQGNSLSPQFSLQENFNKGTVPRFNELGEIAPEVLPIITEGKLVNTLINARTASEYQLTSNGANSFEGLRSPELATGNLGKDEILSTLKTGLYVSNLHYLNWSDRTGGRITGMTRYACFWVENGEIIAPIENLRFDESLYRFWGENLVNLTDFREFIPETNTYSKRSLGGVVVPGMLVDDFQFTL, from the coding sequence ATGAACCCCCAAAAATTAGAACATCTAGAATCTAGCTTTAAGCAACTCTGTGACCATCTGATCAACACCCTAAACACAGATGAGCATCTATCGATTGAACTTAGTAGCGAACAAACCCAATTTATCCGATTTAATGGGGCAAAAGTTCGACAAACAGGGATGGTTAAAGATGGCACCATTAAACTCACTTTAATCGTTAATCAAAGAACTGCCTATGCTGCCTTTCCCTTTACGGGAGATGTCCCCACCGATAGTAAAATAGGAAAAGAAAACCTCGATTATTTGCGTCAAGAATTACCGCAATTACCGAAAGATCCTCATATTGTTTTACCCGAAAATTGTGGTTCTAGTCGAGATGTTTATCCAGGAATTTTATTACCTCCTGAAAAGGTAGTTAATGAGATTTTACCCCCAGTTTCTCAAATTGATATGACGGGAATTTATACCGCAGGCCAAGTCATTCGAGGAAATGCAAATTCTGCGGGTCAATTTCATTGGTTTGCAACTGAGTCTTTCATTTTAGACTATTCTTTGATTACTCCTTCAGAAAAAGCTGTTAAAGGCACTTTTTCAGGACAAAATTGGGAGCAACAGCAATATTTAGAGCAAATAGAAACATCTAAAACTCAATTATTGGCTTTAGAAACTCCCTCAAAAACCCTTAAACCTGGGGGTTATCGAACCTATTTTGCTCCTGCTGCGGTTGCTGATTTAGTTAGTATGTTATCTTGGGGAGGCATTAGTGAAGCATCTCTAAGACGGGGAGGTAGTGCTTTATTAAAATTACAACAAGGTAATAGTTTATCCCCTCAATTTTCCTTGCAAGAAAACTTTAATAAAGGGACAGTTCCTAGATTTAATGAATTAGGAGAAATTGCTCCCGAAGTTTTACCGATTATTACAGAAGGAAAGTTAGTTAATACTTTAATTAATGCTCGTACTGCCTCAGAATATCAGTTAACATCGAATGGGGCCAATAGTTTTGAAGGTTTGCGATCACCGGAATTAGCAACAGGAAATCTAGGGAAAGATGAGATTCTTTCTACCTTAAAAACAGGGTTATATGTCTCTAATCTTCATTATTTAAACTGGAGTGATCGCACAGGAGGAAGGATCACAGGAATGACTCGTTATGCTTGTTTCTGGGTAGAAAATGGGGAGATTATTGCCCCTATTGAAAACTTAAGATTTGATGAAAGTTTGTATCGGTTTTGGGGAGAAAATTTAGTCAATTTAACCGATTTTCGAGAGTTTATTCCTGAAACAAATACCTATTCAAAACGCAGCTTAGGAGGGGTTGTGGTTCCAGGAATGCTAGTTGATGATTTCCAGTTTACTTTGTAA